One Peribacillus simplex NBRC 15720 = DSM 1321 genomic region harbors:
- a CDS encoding ABC transporter permease, translating into MSSALTVLKEQINNFYLVRRLSVYEMKSANSNNYLGILWEIINPMIQIAIYWFVFGFIILNRGENFLPWLMAGIVVWFFVNPSITQTSKSVYSRLNMVSKMSFPMSVIPSYVIFAKLYQHLMLLGVIIILLGFTGYLPTVYIIQLPYYVAATVALLFSFGLISSTLSTIIRDVHNIIVSLMKVLFYLTPILWVLDAKEHPIIVNIMKLNPLYYIVDGYRASLLGESWYLIAHWEYTLYFWAVVIILFLIGSSLHVRFRDRFVDFK; encoded by the coding sequence ATGAGTTCAGCTTTGACCGTTTTAAAAGAACAAATCAATAATTTTTATTTGGTAAGGCGTTTATCTGTTTATGAGATGAAAAGTGCCAACAGCAATAACTACCTGGGAATCCTATGGGAAATCATCAATCCGATGATACAGATTGCGATTTATTGGTTTGTATTCGGATTTATAATTTTAAATCGCGGTGAAAATTTCCTTCCATGGCTGATGGCAGGGATCGTTGTCTGGTTTTTTGTGAATCCTTCAATAACCCAAACGTCCAAATCCGTTTATTCCCGACTGAATATGGTATCCAAGATGAGCTTTCCGATGAGTGTCATTCCTTCGTATGTCATCTTTGCTAAGTTGTATCAGCATCTCATGCTGCTGGGAGTCATCATCATCCTATTAGGTTTTACTGGATACCTCCCAACAGTTTATATCATACAACTGCCGTATTATGTTGCCGCGACGGTTGCGCTGCTATTTTCATTTGGCTTAATCTCTTCAACATTATCAACCATTATTCGTGACGTTCATAATATAATCGTGTCCTTAATGAAAGTCTTGTTTTATTTAACACCAATCCTTTGGGTATTGGATGCTAAGGAGCACCCTATCATAGTCAATATCATGAAGCTGAATCCACTATATTATATCGTGGATGGGTATCGAGCTTCATTGTTGGGGGAATCATGGTATCTAATAGCGCATTGGGAATATACCCTTTATTTCTGGGCAGTCGTTATCATCTTGTTTTTGATAGGTTCCTCGCTGCATGTCAGGTTTAGAGATCGCTTTGTTGACTTTAAGTAA
- a CDS encoding WecB/TagA/CpsF family glycosyltransferase, with protein sequence MTEKFVEILSIPFIDSNMDEFMNGMIYPRLMNQEKTFIVTANPEIVEYANEHQDYKDIIISADYITPDGVGIIMASKWLNQPLQERITGFDLMNELFRVADEKALKVYLLGAEENVIEAAALKVKELYPGLELVGYNHGYIDIKDDTLPKSIAELEPDIILTALGFPRQEKWVSKHYALFNKGLFMGVGGSFDVLAGKVNRAPVFWQKMRLEWLYRLIQQPSRWKRMLALPRFVLKVRRLRKSVQRS encoded by the coding sequence ATGACAGAAAAGTTTGTTGAGATACTATCCATACCATTCATTGATAGCAATATGGATGAATTCATGAATGGAATGATCTATCCAAGATTGATGAATCAGGAAAAAACGTTTATCGTTACGGCAAATCCGGAAATAGTTGAATATGCAAATGAACATCAGGATTATAAAGACATCATTATATCGGCTGATTACATCACTCCGGATGGCGTTGGTATTATTATGGCCTCTAAATGGCTAAATCAACCTTTACAAGAGCGGATTACAGGATTCGACTTGATGAATGAATTATTTCGGGTTGCTGATGAAAAAGCGCTGAAGGTTTACCTGCTTGGAGCGGAGGAAAACGTGATTGAAGCAGCGGCCCTGAAAGTAAAAGAATTATACCCGGGACTCGAGTTAGTGGGATACAACCATGGTTACATTGATATCAAGGACGATACCCTGCCTAAGTCGATAGCGGAACTTGAACCTGACATCATATTGACTGCATTAGGGTTCCCTAGGCAGGAAAAATGGGTTTCCAAGCATTATGCGTTATTCAATAAGGGGTTATTCATGGGAGTTGGGGGAAGCTTTGATGTCCTTGCGGGAAAGGTGAACCGCGCCCCGGTTTTCTGGCAAAAGATGCGTCTTGAATGGTTGTACCGACTGATCCAGCAACCTTCACGGTGGAAACGGATGCTTGCTCTGCCAAGATTCGTATTAAAGGTTAGGCGGTTAAGGAAATCGGTGCAGCGTTCCTGA
- the tagH gene encoding teichoic acids export ABC transporter ATP-binding subunit TagH: MEKSVIVKDITKKYKLYNKNSEKLLDLLLPKSYGEEYFALRNVSFEAEKGDVIGFVGVNGSGKSTLSNIIAGIIPPTDGNVQTNGKTALIAVSSGLNNQLTGRENIELKMLMLGFDKNRIKELEPEIIEFSELGKFIDQPVKSYSSGMKSRLGFSISVHIDPDILIIDEALSVGDKNFAEKCLEKMNEFKAKGKTMFFVSHSIGQMKKFCQKALWLEYGELKAYGAMNEVMPQYEAFLKEYNAMSKQEQKKYREEQMKRRSSALV, encoded by the coding sequence TTGGAAAAATCGGTAATAGTCAAAGATATAACGAAAAAATATAAATTATATAATAAAAACTCGGAAAAATTATTGGATCTCCTTTTGCCCAAAAGCTATGGGGAAGAGTATTTTGCTCTGAGGAATGTAAGTTTTGAAGCAGAAAAGGGCGATGTAATAGGATTTGTCGGGGTCAACGGATCAGGTAAATCCACATTGTCCAATATTATTGCAGGCATTATCCCGCCTACGGACGGAAATGTCCAAACTAACGGGAAAACGGCTTTGATTGCCGTTTCATCGGGTCTGAATAATCAGTTGACGGGCAGAGAAAACATCGAGCTGAAAATGCTGATGCTAGGATTCGATAAAAATCGGATCAAAGAACTTGAGCCTGAGATCATTGAGTTTTCAGAACTTGGTAAGTTCATTGACCAACCGGTGAAATCCTACTCAAGCGGCATGAAATCCAGGCTTGGTTTTTCCATTTCCGTGCATATCGATCCAGATATCCTTATTATTGATGAAGCCTTATCTGTCGGGGATAAAAACTTTGCTGAAAAATGTTTAGAGAAGATGAACGAATTTAAGGCGAAGGGCAAAACGATGTTCTTTGTCAGCCATTCAATCGGTCAGATGAAAAAGTTTTGTCAAAAGGCTTTATGGCTTGAATATGGAGAGTTAAAGGCATACGGTGCCATGAACGAAGTAATGCCGCAATATGAAGCATTCTTAAAAGAATATAACGCCATGTCTAAACAAGAACAGAAAAAATACCGTGAAGAACAAATGAAAAGGCGTAGTTCAGCATTGGTATGA
- the murJ gene encoding murein biosynthesis integral membrane protein MurJ, producing the protein MPTLSHVIKSVGLVTIIAAIGKVLGFGRESIIAAYFGASSMADVFFVASLIPTILFTALGSGLQAGVIPIYLEKKADNPLKADEFISVLGSFFMLLAGVMTIACMIFIKPLVMLTAPGFSDSELALTESLTRIMLPSLLFFTLSYMATGVLNANKRFILPALTSTAQNTVIIAATVLFAAPFGIEGLAWGFVFGAASQFLIQYPSLKKYGIRPIVSFLPHKRQIVQTLFTFYPIIIAALAIQLNSVVDRIIATSLETGSVSALNYANRLLWLPLSIVLTPLITVLYPSIVERALIGYQSFLNLTLKGLKSLLFLAIPFMVVMLISGNSLITLAFQRGAFDASATEMTYRAFIFYSACLPFFALRDYLMNAFYALKKTKVAMYSCLIAVLLNVLLSWVLSRYLGVGGIALASGISMLLQSLYLFSYLWLKTERTDKAAFRDVFQESSKLAIIGTIIYGIALWIHPLTLTLPIIMELVLISLLVFGLYLALSILFKVSSLQAMKRIRSSK; encoded by the coding sequence ATGCCTACTCTTTCACATGTCATTAAATCGGTCGGGCTCGTCACTATTATTGCGGCCATTGGAAAAGTCCTCGGATTCGGGCGGGAATCGATCATAGCCGCCTATTTCGGGGCATCATCAATGGCAGATGTTTTTTTCGTGGCAAGCCTCATACCAACCATTCTTTTTACGGCTCTCGGCAGCGGTCTTCAGGCCGGCGTTATTCCTATTTACTTGGAAAAGAAGGCCGATAACCCATTGAAAGCTGATGAATTCATCAGTGTTTTAGGTTCATTTTTTATGCTGTTAGCCGGAGTCATGACCATTGCCTGCATGATTTTCATAAAGCCTCTCGTCATGTTGACAGCCCCGGGTTTCTCTGATTCAGAGCTTGCCCTGACAGAGTCACTGACCCGGATCATGCTGCCAAGTTTACTATTTTTCACGCTTTCTTACATGGCCACGGGGGTCCTCAATGCGAATAAGCGTTTTATTCTGCCGGCACTCACTTCCACTGCACAAAACACGGTCATTATAGCAGCCACCGTATTGTTCGCTGCTCCGTTTGGGATTGAAGGGTTGGCTTGGGGGTTTGTGTTCGGTGCAGCAAGCCAGTTCCTTATCCAATACCCATCATTGAAGAAATACGGAATCCGTCCCATCGTCTCTTTCCTGCCTCATAAACGGCAGATCGTGCAAACACTGTTCACCTTTTATCCAATCATTATCGCCGCTTTGGCAATCCAGTTGAATAGTGTCGTCGATCGAATTATTGCGACTTCGCTCGAAACCGGAAGCGTATCGGCCCTGAACTATGCGAATCGCCTGCTGTGGCTGCCATTAAGCATTGTCCTCACGCCGCTGATTACCGTATTGTACCCTTCAATCGTCGAGCGGGCGCTTATAGGCTATCAATCTTTCCTTAATTTGACCTTAAAGGGGTTGAAATCGCTATTATTTTTAGCGATTCCGTTCATGGTCGTCATGTTAATCAGCGGAAACAGCTTAATCACTCTGGCTTTCCAGCGCGGGGCTTTCGATGCTTCAGCAACCGAAATGACGTATAGAGCATTCATCTTTTATTCAGCTTGCCTCCCGTTCTTTGCACTGAGGGATTATCTGATGAACGCCTTCTACGCCTTGAAGAAAACGAAAGTGGCGATGTATTCCTGCCTGATTGCCGTATTGCTTAACGTCCTGCTTAGCTGGGTCCTATCACGTTATCTCGGCGTCGGTGGAATTGCTTTAGCATCGGGCATTTCCATGCTCCTGCAATCTCTCTACCTTTTCAGCTACCTATGGCTAAAGACAGAAAGAACGGACAAGGCCGCTTTCAGAGATGTTTTCCAGGAAAGCAGCAAGCTTGCCATCATCGGAACCATCATTTACGGAATCGCTCTCTGGATCCATCCGCTTACACTCACGTTGCCCATCATCATGGAATTAGTGCTCATCTCGCTGCTGGTATTCGGATTATATCTCGCATTATCCATTCTTTTTAAAGTAAGCAGCCTGCAAGCGATGAAAAGGATCAGATCATCAAAGTAA
- a CDS encoding O-antigen ligase family protein: MKFIEKQSLPILFLCLLVPLAVPHPIAGYIATALMLAFIGINKKNLLLILFIYFPARPLLMELNSGLTYTGDLIILTLFISLIIERFKKDEWQFSKYHFTAPFWLFCLIGAGAALINGVGILPILFELRALLITFLLLYIIGELNLERKDIFRFLKVILIFTILLCLHGIVEKIFSRTILLPHAWEMWNLSPTNRMRIYGAPANPNVFALFLSIQLFLSFFLFQSLKKYKWIIFLAAILLSGTLLLTYSRGTMIAFGFAALVFMIWTRNKPFLKYAVGAFCLGLLLIYYPVLFASSKVEVSASVPMENVVIGSTPPSENENALSNRFSEMFSDKTLHQSTEWGRLYVLIKGIEIFKDHPIIGTGLATFGDSATLSFSSPIYQEYQIGERMYTDNQYIQILVQTGVLGFLAVLAFIFFSCRKILKSGNGTLAAFTICLMLAALLAGLFYNILEDKTFTLIFYSCLGLCLQKDIILKD, encoded by the coding sequence TTGAAATTTATAGAAAAACAATCGTTACCCATTCTATTTCTGTGCCTGCTCGTCCCATTGGCAGTGCCTCACCCTATCGCCGGTTACATAGCAACGGCGTTGATGCTCGCTTTTATCGGTATAAATAAAAAAAACCTGTTATTAATTCTATTCATTTATTTCCCTGCCCGTCCCTTATTGATGGAACTGAATAGCGGCTTAACCTATACAGGTGACCTGATTATCCTCACCTTATTCATTTCTTTGATTATTGAAAGGTTCAAAAAGGACGAATGGCAATTTTCGAAATATCATTTTACTGCGCCCTTTTGGTTGTTTTGTTTAATTGGTGCCGGGGCTGCACTCATAAACGGAGTAGGAATCCTCCCCATCCTATTTGAACTCCGTGCATTGCTTATTACATTCTTGCTTCTTTACATTATCGGTGAATTAAATCTAGAAAGAAAGGATATCTTTCGCTTTTTGAAGGTAATCCTAATATTTACAATCTTACTTTGCCTGCATGGCATAGTGGAGAAAATCTTTTCACGTACGATACTGCTTCCCCATGCATGGGAAATGTGGAATCTTTCTCCAACAAACCGGATGAGGATTTATGGAGCACCTGCCAATCCTAATGTATTTGCCTTATTCTTAAGCATCCAGTTATTCCTTAGTTTCTTTCTATTTCAGTCGCTTAAAAAATATAAATGGATCATCTTTCTGGCAGCCATCCTGCTCTCCGGAACGTTACTGCTTACCTATTCCCGGGGCACGATGATTGCATTCGGATTCGCTGCGCTTGTCTTTATGATATGGACTAGAAATAAACCATTTCTCAAATATGCTGTAGGAGCATTTTGTCTCGGCCTGCTTCTTATTTATTACCCAGTTTTATTTGCATCAAGTAAAGTGGAGGTATCCGCATCGGTCCCGATGGAAAATGTGGTAATTGGCAGCACCCCCCCGTCTGAAAACGAAAATGCCCTTTCCAATCGTTTTTCAGAAATGTTCTCTGATAAGACTCTGCACCAGAGTACAGAATGGGGCCGGTTATATGTCCTAATCAAGGGAATTGAAATTTTTAAAGATCACCCGATAATAGGTACAGGGCTAGCTACCTTCGGAGATTCAGCCACACTTTCCTTTTCCTCACCAATTTATCAGGAATACCAAATTGGTGAAAGGATGTATACCGATAATCAATATATCCAGATTCTGGTCCAAACTGGTGTACTGGGCTTTCTTGCGGTTCTTGCATTCATCTTTTTTTCCTGCCGTAAAATCCTTAAATCGGGAAATGGCACTTTGGCAGCGTTCACCATCTGCCTGATGTTGGCCGCATTATTAGCAGGACTTTTCTACAATATTCTCGAAGATAAAACGTTTACGCTGATATTTTATAGTTGTTTGGGACTCTGTTTACAGAAGGACATCATTTTAAAGGATTGA
- a CDS encoding glycosyltransferase family 4 protein produces MEILITTIFNYPHEGGLSSHITTLKKGLMSRGHNVDILSFSQLPPFKRKMLAQAPGFLLNKVKQGSGQLFNDRQRQKLLASSIKALKKNYDVINAQDIFATLASIESGIPTVQTVHGYYSFEAVSRGALLPDSEEDLIIRELERKAYQSAAKVVTVDQRIKDYINHLAHIEADTIKNFIDVSAFKPEMAKREQTRRDFQIPLHKKMLFVPRRMTEKNGVIYPLLALPEVLENHPETVLVYAGTGEQLSRLEDTAARLRISDSVLFLGSVPFEKMHNLYEASDIVLIPSVHSHGVEEATSISALEAMSCRSPVIASAIGGLKEILIDGEDGLLVEEKNKEALAQAISILLKDTKYATKLAAKARYKMESEYSHLTAAERFEKAYDEVLN; encoded by the coding sequence ATGGAAATTTTAATCACAACGATTTTCAACTACCCTCATGAAGGAGGGCTATCGAGCCATATCACTACGTTAAAAAAAGGTTTAATGTCGCGGGGCCATAATGTGGACATATTATCTTTCTCTCAATTACCACCTTTCAAGAGGAAGATGCTCGCCCAGGCTCCAGGATTTTTATTAAATAAAGTAAAACAGGGAAGCGGCCAGCTTTTCAATGACCGACAACGCCAAAAATTATTGGCTTCATCTATTAAAGCCTTGAAAAAGAACTATGATGTCATTAATGCTCAAGACATTTTCGCAACGCTTGCCTCCATCGAATCCGGGATACCAACGGTGCAAACCGTCCATGGTTATTATTCATTCGAGGCAGTCAGCAGGGGCGCCCTTCTTCCGGATAGTGAAGAAGATTTGATAATTCGCGAGCTAGAAAGAAAAGCTTATCAGTCTGCTGCAAAGGTCGTGACTGTCGATCAAAGGATCAAAGACTATATAAATCATTTGGCACATATAGAGGCGGATACGATCAAGAACTTCATTGACGTGTCTGCTTTCAAACCGGAAATGGCAAAGCGGGAGCAAACTCGCCGGGACTTTCAAATACCCCTACATAAAAAGATGCTTTTCGTTCCGAGAAGAATGACGGAAAAGAACGGTGTCATCTACCCGCTCCTTGCTCTGCCTGAGGTGCTGGAAAACCATCCTGAAACGGTATTGGTCTATGCAGGTACAGGGGAACAGCTAAGCCGGCTTGAGGACACTGCAGCCAGGCTCAGAATATCCGATTCCGTACTTTTCCTTGGTTCAGTGCCTTTCGAGAAAATGCATAACCTCTATGAAGCATCGGACATCGTACTCATCCCAAGCGTTCATTCCCATGGGGTGGAAGAAGCTACTTCCATTTCTGCATTAGAAGCGATGAGTTGCCGCTCACCCGTCATCGCAAGCGCGATTGGAGGTTTAAAGGAGATTCTCATTGATGGTGAAGATGGTCTGTTAGTAGAGGAAAAAAATAAAGAAGCACTTGCACAAGCCATCTCCATTCTGCTTAAAGACACTAAATATGCAACAAAGTTAGCTGCGAAAGCAAGATATAAAATGGAAAGCGAATACTCCCATCTTACGGCTGCCGAGCGGTTTGAGAAAGCTTATGATGAAGTGCTTAACTAA